The Lycium barbarum isolate Lr01 chromosome 10, ASM1917538v2, whole genome shotgun sequence genome includes a region encoding these proteins:
- the LOC132613701 gene encoding pentatricopeptide repeat-containing protein At4g16390, chloroplastic produces the protein MASTPSSTLSPLYEKSNFYCKFTFPLKLHSKSKFTPQVSLQEQPQIKNVSSTKSKLWVNPKSPRASELKRKSYDFRYASLVKVAENLDSCNPVKDDVFTVLSGLMSDKVIAVEQDAVVTLNNMSNTETALLALKYFQEKLKLSKEVIIYNVTLKVLRKNKDLERAEKVFDEMLERGVKPDNVTFSTIISCARQCNLPEKAIEWFEKLPSFGCEPDDVTYSVMIDAYGKAGNVDMALSLYDRARTEKWRIDAVTFATLIRIYGSAGNFDGCLNVYEEMKALGVRPNMTVYNSLLDAMGRAKRPWQAKNIYAEMISNGFEPSWGTYASLIRAYGRARYSEDALKIYKEMKEKGLELSVVLYNTLLAMCADVGLTDEAVNIFEELKGSGTCQPDSWTYSSLITIYSCSGKVSEAEATLDEMMEAGFDPNIFVLTSLIQCYGKAGRTDDVVRTFDRLSDLGLSADERFTGCLLNVLTQTAKEDLHKLTVCLDRANPKLGHVVKLLVDEEVVEEEGAFKKHAAELLDSVTTDVRKAYCNCLIDICVNLNKLERACELLDIGLTLNVYTDIMSRTATQWSLHLKSLSLGAALTALHIWMSDLNKALENGEEFPSLLGINTGHGKHKYSEKGLAGVFESHLKELNAPFHEAPDKAGWFLTTKVAATSWLESRRAQEVVAA, from the coding sequence ATGGCATCTACTCCAAGCTCTACCCTATCTCCTCTTTATGAAAAATCCAACTTCTATTGCAAATTCACTTTCCCCCTCAAACTTCACTCCAAATCCAAATTCACCCCCCAAGTTTCACTTCAAGAACAACCCCAAATAAAAAACGTTTCTTCTACAAAAAGCAAGCTTTGGGTCAACCCCAAAAGCCCAAGAGCTTCAGAACTGAAACGAAAATCTTATGATTTCAGGTATGCTTCATTAGTGAAAGTAGCTGAGAATTTAGATTCTTGTAACCCTGTAAAAGATGATGTTTTTACTGTTTTATCTGGTTTGATGAGTGACAAAGTAATAGCAGTAGAACAAGATGCTGTTGTTACTTTGAATAACATGTCTAATACTGAAACTGCGTTGTTGGCTTTGAAATACTTTCAAGAAAAGTTGAAATTGAGTAAAGAAGTGATTATTTATAATGTGACTTTGAAAGTTTTGAGGAAAAATAAGGATTTGGAGAGAGCAGAGaaggtgtttgatgaaatgcTTGAGAGAGGGGTGAAACCTGATAATGTTACGTTTTCGACGATTATTAGTTGTGCTAGGCAATGTAATTTGCCTGAGAAAGCGATAGAATGGTTTGAGAAATTGCCGTCTTTTGGATGTGAACCCGATGATGTTACGTATTCGGTGATGATTGATGCTTATGGTAAGGCTGGTAATGTAGATATGGCGTTGAGTTTGTATGATCGTGCGAGAACGGAGAAGTGGCGTATAGACGCTGTGACGTTCGCGACGCTGATTAGGATTTATGGTTCGGCGGGGAATTTTGATGGGTGTTTGAATGTGTATGAGGAAATGAAAGCGCTTGGCGTAAGGCCTAATATGACTGTGTATAACAGTTTGTTGGATGCTATGGGAAGAGCTAAGAGACCGTGGCAGGCAAAGAACATTTATGCGGAAATGATAAGCAATGGGTTTGAACCAAGTTGGGGTACTTATGCTTCACTCATTCGGGCCTATGGTAGGGCTCGTTATAGTGAAGATGCTCTTAAAATCTATAAAGAAATGAAGGAGAAGGGATTGGAGCTGAGTGTCGTGCTGTATAATACTCTTTTGGCAATGTGTGCTGACGTGGGACTTACAGATGAGGCTGTTAACATTTTCGAGGAGTTGAAAGGCTCGGGGACTTGCCAACCTGACAGCTGGACGTACTCTTCTCTAATCACTATATACTCTTGTAGTGGGAAGGTCTCGGAGGCGGAGGCCACATTGGACGAGATGATGGAAGCAGGGTTTGATCCAAATATCTTTGTACTGACCTCACTCATTCAGTGTTATGGAAAAGCAGGTCGGACAGATGATGTCGTAAGAACGTTCGACAGGCTGTCAGATTTGGGATTATCTGCCGATGAGCGGTTTACTGGTTGTCTTCTTAATGTGTTGACACAAACAGCAAAGGAAGACCTTCATAAGCTGACTGTCTGCCTTGATAGGGCAAATCCGAAGCTTGGGCATGTGGTGAAACTCCTGGTGGATGAagaggttgttgaagaagaaggaGCTTTTAAGAAACATGCTGCTGAACTTTTGGATTCTGTAACTACGGATGTCCGGAAAGCTTACTGCAACTGTTTGATTGACATCTGCGTCAACCTTAATAAGTTGGAGAGAGCTTGTGAGTTATTAGACATTGGGCTAACTCTCAATGTCTATACTGATATTATGTCTAGGACTGCAACTCAATGGTCTTTACATTTGAAGAGCCTCTCGCTTGGGGCAGCTTTGACAGCATTGCACATCTGGATGAGTGACTTGAACAAAGCACTTGAAAATGGGGAGGAGTTCCCGTCACTGCTTGGAATCAACACAGGACATGGAAAACATAAATATTCTGAGAAAGGTCTGGCAGGTGTATTTGAGTCACACCTTAAGGAATTGAACGCTCCATTCCACGAGGCACCTGATAAGGCTGGGTGGTTTTTGACTACAAAGGTTGCAGCTACATCATGGTTGGAGTCTAGACGTGCTCAAGAGGTGGTTGCTGCTTAG
- the LOC132615878 gene encoding microtubule-associated protein 70-5-like: MAGFDEFGDEEHYFLGHHTDAVIFELNSLQNQLKEKDRELGAAQSEIKALKATDVLKDKALEELGSKVQRLEEKLKIDDTLLEQKNLDLKILSNEKKEALAAQYAAESTLRRVYAEQKDDDSPPIESIIAPLEAEIKMYKNEIATLQEDIRALERQNKSKETALLEAERILKSALERALIVEEVQNQNFELRRQIEICQEEHKILDKTNRQKILEVEKLTQTIKELEEAILAGGAAANKIRDCQRQISELQEEKRTLERELARLKISANRVATVVANEWKDENDKVMPVKQWLEERRLLQAEMQRLRDKLAISERTAKAEAQIKDKLKLRLRTLEEGLKQATSVSVIPNGSLKPQKTNHLFGILSSNAGLKKRSTSQPRVSTIKKSSKQPSLEKRRDDASKQFNKEGSGDSLVKKSLWASRNKVVDSAEKENAEIKENSNGHVYSKEMTHMQKIKDRVGEHEENKNNAGSSESNDNDMVSGFLYDRLQKEVLCLRKFCETKESALSAKNEETKMLMKKIETLNKAIEVESRKMKREAAIREKDLVSTKTDDNTRNRNSLTSSVRVIKS, translated from the exons ATGGCAGGGTTTGATGAATTTGGTGATGAAGAACATTATTTTCTTGGCCATCATACTGATGCTGTTATCTTTGAACTTAATAGTTTGCAGAACCAACTCAAAG AGAAGGATCGAGAACTTGGAGCGGCACAAAGTGAAATAAAAGCTTTGAAAGCAACAGATGTTCTCAAAGACAAGGCACTTGAAGAG CTTGGAAGTAAAGTTCAAAGACTGGAAGAAAAACTGAAAATCGATGATACCCTCCTTGAACAAAAG AATCTTGACTTAAAGATTCTCAGTAATGAGAAGAAAGAAGCTTTGGCTGCACAATATGCTGCTGAATCAACTCTTAGAAGAGTGTATGCAGAGCAGAAGGATGACGATTCACCTCCTATCGAGTCCATTATTGCTCCTCTTGAAGCAGAGATTAAGATGTATAAGAATGAG attgCAACATTACAAGAGGATATAAGGGCTTTGGAAAGACAAAACAAGTCAAAAGAAACAGCATTACTTGAAGCAGAAAGGATACTAAAAAGTGCTCTTGAAAGAGCACTAATAGTTGAAGAAGTTCAGAATCAGAACTTTGAGCTGAGAAGACAAATTGAAATCTGCCAG GAGGAACACAAAATACTTGATAAGACGAACCGTCAAAAGATTTTAGAAGTTGAAAAGCTTACACAAACTATTAAAGAACTTGAGGAAGCAATTCTTGCTGGAGGTGCAGCTGCTAACAAGATTCGCGATTGCCAGAGACAAATTTCTGAACTACAA GAGGAGAAAAGGACATTGGAAAGGGAACTAGCAAGACTCAAGATTTCAGCAAATAGAGTAGCAACAGTCGTGGCAAACGAGTGGAAAGATGAGAATGACAAAGTAATGCCTGTTAAACAGTGGCTAGAAGAGAGAAGGCTGTTACAG GCGGAGATGCAACGACTAAGAGACAAGCTCGCAATATCAGAGAGAACTGCTAAGGCTGAAGCACAAATCAAG GACAAGCTAAAACTGAGGCTCAGGACTTTGGAAGAAGGGCTGAAGCAAGCAACAAGTGTCTCTGTTATTCCTAATGGATCGCTGAAACCTCAAAAAACTAATCATTTGTTTGGTATTTTATCGAGCAATGCTGGATTGAAAAAGAGATCAACGTCTCAACCAAGGGTGTCTACCATTAAAAAGAGTTCCAAGCAGCCAAGTTTAGAAAAAAGAAGAGATGATGCTTCGAAGCAATTCAACAAGGAAGGCTCGGGAGATAGTTTGGTGAAGAAGAGCCTATGGGCTTCTCGAAATAAAGTTGTTGACAGTGCTGAAAAGGAAAATGCAGAAATCAAAGAAAATTCTAATGGGCACGTATATAGCAAGGAAATGACACATATGCAGAAAATCAAGGACAGGGTTGGTGAACATGAAGAGAATAAGAACAACGCTGGAAGCAGTGAGAGCAATGATAACGATATGGTATCAGGATTTTTGTATGATAGGCTTCAGAAAGAGGTACTATGTTTGAGGAAATTCTGTGAGACGAAAGAGTCTGCTTTGAGTGCTAAAAATGAAGAAACCAAG ATGCTAATGAAGAAGATTGAGACACTAAACAAAGCCATAGAAGTCGAATCTAGGAAAATGAAGAGAGAAGCAGCTATAAGAGAGAAAGATTTAGTATCAACAAAGACAGATGACAATACAAGAAACAGAAACTCATTAACAAG CTCCGTTAGGGTCATAAAATCTTGA
- the LOC132614427 gene encoding uncharacterized protein LOC132614427 yields the protein MALSQFFQSACTIVLGHGNNSSQEKIHKIDQQKKMNNFQMPLHYPRYKKVDYEKMEEWRLDILLKQYGFLNFNGTMEEKRKFAIGAFLWPDQL from the coding sequence ATGGCTTTGAGCCAATTTTTTCAATCTGCATGCACTATAGTTTTAGGACATGGGAAcaattcaagtcaagaaaaaatACATAAAATTGATCAGCAGAAAAAGATGAACAATTTTCAGATGCCACTTCATTATCCAAGGTACAAGAAGGTAGATTATGAGAAGATGGAAGAATGGAGGTTGGATATTCTTCTCAAGCAATATGGATTCTTGAATTTTAATGGGACTATGGAGGAGAAAAGAAAGTTTGCAATAGGTGCATTTTTATGGCCTGATCAACTTTGA